In Drosophila santomea strain STO CAGO 1482 chromosome 2L, Prin_Dsan_1.1, whole genome shotgun sequence, a single window of DNA contains:
- the LOC120444155 gene encoding uncharacterized protein LOC120444155, with protein MKAIVCVFVALLACVAAYDVELLTEEQWDQLVERNPAKPDTQGLILNGSVKKAINGLLNQMPCGWPQYGIPPLDPYTNADLRIHLAESVVDTLLQFLRFRFDGLEGMEVKKMKVSYTFSKKVKFHFNFPELKASAHYLDTNTFVDLLKELGLSVRYESSGPLSFSLQNLSIQGEFKYKMPFIFGSIKISKFSCAVGLGGVTSNIGGVMGNGRINEFINDMLDKEIPAFINGNQDQISKKIEEIFVPLVNGYLTGHKIWYLFSLLSATTGTCNPTPAPWLAVESRKLD; from the exons ATGAAAGCTAtcgtttgtgtttttgtggccCTTTTGGCCTGCGTAGCAGCCTACGATGTGGAGCTGCTCACCGAGGAGCAATGGGACCAGCTGGTGGAGCGTAATC CTGCAAAGCCCGATACTCAGGGCCTGATCTTGAACGGATCGGTCAAGAAGGCCATCAACGGATTGCTGAACCAAATGCCTTGTGGTTGGCCCCAATACGGAATCCCCCCACTGGACCCCTATACCAATGCTGATCTCCGCATCCACTTGGCCGAGTCGGTCGTCGA TACCCTGCTGCAGTTCCTGCGTTTCCGCTTCGATGGCCTGGAAGGCATGGAGGTCAAGAAGATGAAAGTCAGCTACACTTTCAGCAAGAAGGTCAAGTTCCACTTCAACTTCCCAGAGCTGAAGGCCAGCGCCCACTATTTGGACACCAACACCTTCGTGGATCTGCTGAAGGAACTGGGATTGTCTGTGCGCTACGAGAGCTCGGGACCCTTGTCCTTCAGCCTGCAGAATCTGTCAATTCAGGGCGAGTTCAAGTACAAGATGCCCTTCATCTTTGGCTCCATCAAGATCTCCAAGTTCAGCTGCGCCGTTGGCTTGGGCGGTGTAACCTCGAACATTGGCGGTGTTATGGGAAACGGAAGGATCAATGAGTTCATCAACGACATGCTCGACAAGGAGATTCCGGCCTTCATCAATGGCAACCAGGACCAGATCAGCAAAAAGATCGAGGAGATCTTTGTGCCGCTGGTCAACGGCTATCTCACGGGTCACAAGATCTGGTATCTGTTCAGCCTGCTGTCCGCCACCACTGGCACCTGCAATCCCACTCCCGCTCCCTGGTTGGCCGTGGAGTCCAGGAAGCTAGACTAA